TGATGCGTTATCGTCATTTTGCCCCTAATAGGGGCATGTTCATCGCTACCCATCGAAATTGCACCAAATTTGTGCGCGATGCGCTGCGACGAGGGCGGGCAATACACTGATCGTAGGTCGCGATAGTGCGTAAGCACCGTAATTGGGTGTGTCCGGTGTCCTTGCGTTATAAATTGGCATGAAGTGTGCTCTAATCAGGCCCGATCCCGTTGCATGACCGGGAGGTCGGAATCGGGGGCGGTATCGTCCCCATTGTTCACCAGGAGAAAGGAATGACTAAAACCGTGGCCGACGTCACCAAACTCGTCGAGGACGAGGACGTCAAGTTCGTCGATTTTCGTTTCACCGACACCCGCGGCAAGGAGCAACACGTGACGGTGCCGGTGTCGGCGTTCGACGAGGACAAGTTTGAAGCCGGCCACGCGTTCGATGGTTCCTCAATTGCCGGCTGGAAGGGAATCGAAACGTCGGATATGCTGCTGCTGCCGGATCCGAACACTGCGTATATCGACCCGTTCTACGAGGAACCGACGTTGGTCCTCACCTGCGACGTGATCGAGCCATCGGACGGCAAAGGCTATGAGCGCGACCCGCGTTCGCTCGCCAAGCGCGCCGAGGCGTACCTGAAGAGCACGGGCTTGGGGGACACCGCGTTTTTTGGCCCGGAGCCCGAGTTCTTCATTTTTGATTCGGTGCAGTGGAACATCGATATGTCGGGCTGCTTCGTCAAGATTGGTTCCGAAGAGGCCGCCTGGTCGTCGGGCAGGGAGTTCGAACACGGCAACAGCGGTCACCGTCCGGGCGTCAAGGGCGGCTATTTCCCGGTTGCCCCGGTCGATTCGTTTCAGGACATGCGCTCGGAGATGTGCCTGTTGCTCGAGCAACTGGGCGTGCCGGTCGAAGTGCATCACCACGAGGTCGCCGGTTCCGGCCAGAACGAAATCGGCACGAAATTCTCGACACTAGTGCAACGCGCTGACTGGACGCAGATTTTAAAGTACGTCGTGCAGAACGTGGCCCATACGTACGGCAAGAGTGCGACGTTCATGCCTAAGCCGGTAGTGGGCGACAACGGTTCCGGCATGCACGTGCACCAATCGATCTGGAAGGATGGTCAAAACCTGTTCGCAGGCAACGGCTATGCGGGCCTGTCCGAGTTCGCGCTGTTTTACATCGGTGGCATCATTAGGCACGCCCGTGCGTTGAACGCGATCACGAACCCGACCACGAACTCGTATAAGCGGCTGGTGCCGCACTTCGAAGCGCCTGTCAAGCTCGCCTATTCGGCGCGTAACCGTTCCGCGTCGATTCGGATTCCACACGTGTCGAACCCGAAGGCGCGCCGGATCGAGACGCGTTTCCCGGATCCGATGGCCAACCCGTATCTGTGCTTCTCGGCGCTGCTGATGGCCGGTCTGGATGGCGTGCAAAACAAGATCCACCCGGGCGAGGCCGCGGACAAGAACCTGTACGATCTACCGCCGGAAGAGGACGCAAAGATCCCGACCGTCTGCGAGAATTTGGACACGGCGCTGGACGCGCTCGATGCCGATCGCGAGTTCCTCACGCGCGGCGGCGTGTTCACGGATTCGATGCTGGATGCGTACATCGAACTCAAGACGCAGGAGCTGCAACGCTTCCGTCAAACCACGCACCCGATCGAGTTCGAGATGTACTACTCGCTCTGAGCGATGGGGCGCGCTGTCCGGTAGGCGGTGCGGTGCGCCCATTGCGCGTTACCGCCCGCGCCCACTATTGGACTCGCAAGCTCCAGGCGCTTGGGCACACCGTCAAGCTGATGGCTCCCCAATTCGTGAAACCATACGTGAAGACGAACAAGCACGATGCGGCTGACGCCGGAGCCATCTGCGAAGCGGGCACGTTTGGCGAATTGATCCACCGCCTTGCTAAGCCGATGCTCCCACGCACTTGTTTTTTGGCACTAATTTGCCGGTGCAACAAAAGATAATGCGGCACACAGTGGCATATTCGCCTCCTTCACCAACATGCCGTTCCGCCTTATTTTTGGATCAAAAAGCGCTCGCGATTCTTTCCAATCCATGACGGTGCCCGACCTCTACCGCTCCAGGTCTCACCCGTTTTGGGATTTTGGTATTTCGGCTCCGGCTGCGTCGCGCGTGCAGCGCCGCGAGCTTGACGCCTACGTCCAAATAAATCTTCGGCCGTGATCCCCAATTCGGTGATCTTCTCACGCATCTGTGCAACCACCGTTTCCAATTCCTGCGCCCGTAAGGCTTCTGCTTCCGCTTCAAGCTTTTCAATTTGAGCGCGCAACTCTTGGTATGTGGACATGTTCATTCCCTATGTTAAGTTAAAAATATCCTGGACGGATGCGAACTGGTTCAACTCACTTGTATGCCTGTGCCAACGTCTCAGACTGACGAAGCGCTGGCATGGCCTCTATGTAAAAGGCTGATTGCAGACTAACCGCTTGGGCCACGATAGTTATCACGTTCGATGATCAAATACCGCTTTGCTTTTTGGCCTTCTTACCCTGCGTATGCGCATAAATAATGCCAGCTGTTCTTTACGACGACCGGCGGCCCTACAAGATCCTCTATTGTACCTTAATGCGCCGACGGCCGAGCCGACCACTGGATTAAAAATGAGTAG
This region of Mycetohabitans endofungorum genomic DNA includes:
- a CDS encoding H-NS family nucleoid-associated regulatory protein codes for the protein MSTYQELRAQIEKLEAEAEALRAQELETVVAQMREKITELGITAEDLFGRRRQARGAARATQPEPKYQNPKTGETWSGRGRAPSWIGKNRERFLIQK
- the glnA gene encoding type I glutamate--ammonia ligase, which encodes MTKTVADVTKLVEDEDVKFVDFRFTDTRGKEQHVTVPVSAFDEDKFEAGHAFDGSSIAGWKGIETSDMLLLPDPNTAYIDPFYEEPTLVLTCDVIEPSDGKGYERDPRSLAKRAEAYLKSTGLGDTAFFGPEPEFFIFDSVQWNIDMSGCFVKIGSEEAAWSSGREFEHGNSGHRPGVKGGYFPVAPVDSFQDMRSEMCLLLEQLGVPVEVHHHEVAGSGQNEIGTKFSTLVQRADWTQILKYVVQNVAHTYGKSATFMPKPVVGDNGSGMHVHQSIWKDGQNLFAGNGYAGLSEFALFYIGGIIRHARALNAITNPTTNSYKRLVPHFEAPVKLAYSARNRSASIRIPHVSNPKARRIETRFPDPMANPYLCFSALLMAGLDGVQNKIHPGEAADKNLYDLPPEEDAKIPTVCENLDTALDALDADREFLTRGGVFTDSMLDAYIELKTQELQRFRQTTHPIEFEMYYSL